Below is a genomic region from Echinicola rosea.
CCTTGGGCATCAACAGGTTTTTTTACCATGTGTTTGTTCATAATCCTTGGCTCGATCGGAAGCCCGGCATGACCTTGGATGTGATCGGTCTTTATTTTCAGCGGGACCAAACTTGGTGGAAGCCCGGCAAGGCCATGGTGGATTACCACCAGCGCGTCCAATACCAGCTTCAAAAGGGCAATCCTGTGATTGACCTGGCGGTGTTTACGGGTGAAGACCTGCCCAGTAGGTCGGTGCTGCCCGAACGCTTGGCCCCCTTTGTGCCTGGGCTGGTAGGGACGGAGAAAATGGCTGCTGAAAGACGTCGTTGGGCCAATGAAGGCCAGCCTACAAGGGTCATTCCCAAAGGCGTGAAGCATTCTGCAAATATGGCTGATGCAGAAGATTGGACGGATCCATTGAGGGGCTATCACTATGACTCTTTTAACAAAGATGCCTTGTTGAGGCTAGCAAAGGTGGAAGATGGCAAGGTGGTATTTGGCGATGGTACCCGTTATGCTTTTTTGATTTTTCCTGGCCAGCGAAAGATGAACCCCAATGCCAGCCTGATGTCCGTGGAGGTAGCCGAAAAATTGTTGCAACTGGTAAAGGAAGGAGCGACTGTTTTGGTGGATGAAAAGCCGACAGGTACTTTGGGCTATCGAGAAGAAGAACAGCGATTGGCCGCAGTGGTGGAAGCACTTTGGAGTGGAGAAAAAGATGCACCAACAGATCGTGATGGCCCCAAAGTCTGGCAGGTCGGTAAAGGAAAGGTTGTACAGTTGCCCTATGAACAAAGGACATTGGAAACGATAGGCTTGGCGCCAGATGTGGTGGCGATTGACCAAGACGGCAAGCGTAATATAGGTTTTGCCTTTGCCCATCGAAAAAGTCAGAAAGAGGATGTTTATTTTGTGTCAAACCAATTGGAAAAAGCACGGCAATTGGATGTTACTTTTCGTGTCAAGGGTAAGAAGCCGCTTTTTTACGATCCTGTTTTGGACAGGGAGTATCCCGTCTCTAGTTGGAAAATAAGTACCGGAGGAACGCAGATGACGATAAAACTGCCTGCAAACGGATCTCTATTTGTGATTTTTCGGGAAGAGACGTCTGAAAAATCGATGGACGAAAACGTCAATTGGCCAATATACAAGACGCAAAAGACATTGGATAGGCCTTGGAAGGTAGCTTTTGACCCTGAGTACCGAGGTCCTAAAGCAGTGCAGGAAATGGCTGTATTGGAAGATTGGACCCAGCATCACAATGACAGTATCAGGTACTATTCCGGTACGGCAGATTACCGTACTACTTTTGATTGGAATGGAGAGCTTGATGGGGTATTTTGGCTTCACTTGGGCAAGGTCGCCAACATCGCTTCAGTAAAAGTGAATGGCCAGGACTGCGGTGTAGCTTGGACATTTCCCTATCAAGTGGATATTTCAGATGCCCTAAGAAAGGGGCAAAACGAATTGGAAATAGCTGTGACCAACACTTGGGCAAATCGCATCATTGGCGACCTGAAGCTCCCAAAAGAGCAGCGGTTTGCCAATACCATCGCCGACTTGGAGCGGATGGAAGGCAGGGAGCCGATGGAAGCTGGCCTGCTTGGACCCGTGAGGGTTTTGAAGGAGAGGGGGATGGACCACAGATGACGCAGATTTGACGGATAGTTCCGGATTTGTGGCTGGATATAATGCTGCTCCTGAGTTATAATCAGGAACACTCGAATAAGGGGGATTTGTCATCCCAAAGAACATTACAGCCTAAATGAAGGGGGGTAATCCCCCCAAAAAGTATAAATTAGTCAAACCTTAAAACATTACCACCTTTTAACCCAATGATCTCCATGAAAAATATTATCGCCTTACTAGGGCTATGCTTGTTTGCGAATGTTTCAATAGCGGAAGTGACCATGCCTGCGATTTTTACGGACAATATGGTACTCCAACAGCAGATGGAGGCTCCTATCTGGGGCTGGGCAAGTCCCAATGCGACGGTAAATATCACCACCAGCTGGGATGGCAAGGAATATACTGCCGCAGCCAACAGTGATGGCGAATGGAAGGCCAAGATGAGCACTCCTGAGGCAGGTGGTCCCTATACCATAAGGATCAGCGATGGTGACCAATTGGAGCTCGAAAATGTACTGATTGGGGAAGTTTGGCTTTGCTCTGGGCAGTCAAATATGGAAATGCCGCTAAAGGGATTTCCCGGCCAGCCCATCCTTGGGGGCAATGAGGCCATCATCAACAGCAGGAATGATCGCATCAGGCTGATTACGGTTCCTCGAAAATCTACGGTTCAGCCACAGGACAACTTCGAGGGCAAATGGGAGCAAGCCGCCCCTGCTGTGGTGTCCAATTTTAGCGCCACGGCTTGGTTCTTCGGGACGCAGCTGTATGATGTGTTAGGTGTGCCGATCGGCTTGGTGCATGTGTCGTGGGGAGGTTCCAGTATTGAAGCTTGGATGAGTGAGCAAATGCTGGCAGACTTTAAAGATGAAATAAAGATCCCACAAAGTGAAGATGAAATTGATGTGCCAAACCGCACCGCTACAGCGCTTTATAATGGTATGATCACCCCTGTGGCGGGTTACGGGATCAAAGGAGCAATTTGGTACCAAGGAGAATCCAATAATGGGCGACCAGACCAATATGAGGAACTGATGGTGACCATGGTTCGGGAATGGAGAAGCCTTTGGGGAGAAGGCCAATTTCCCTTTTACTACGCCCAAATAGCCCCATTCAATTATGGGATGTTCAGCCCAAATGAGGTGATCGAAAAAAATAACTCGGCCTATCTCCGGGAGGCCCAGCTACAAGCCATGGAGAGGATTCCCAATAGCGGTATGGCGGTGCTGATGGATATAGGAGAGAAGGAAAATATCCACCCAGCCGATAAAGCGGCCGGTGGTCACCGACTGGCCTATTGGGCCTTGGCAGAGACCTATGGCATAGAAGGTTTTGAATATAAGGGGCCTGCTTTTGAAGCCATGGAAATCAAAGGCAGTACGGTTATCGTGGCGTTTGAAAATGTTCCGGTAGGTATTACCTCATACGGAAAGGAAGTGACCAGTTTTGAAGTGGCAGGAGAAGATAAAAAGTTCTATCCGGCCACGGCCGTTTTAAGAAGAAAGTCAGTGATGCTTTCTTCGCCGCATGTGGACAAGCCCGTGGCGGTGCGCTATGCATTTGAGGATTTTGTGGTTGGCGAGATTTTCAGCACCGGAGGCATACCGATGAGTTCTTTCAGAACGGACGATTGGTAAAATGATAGCGGTAATGGCACGTAAACAACCGTGATTGGTCCCGAAGGGCGCAGTGCATTTTAAATGAGGCCGGAGTCTTCTGATTTCGGCCTTTTGCTTATTCAAGTGTAAACAGGAGGAATCGCTATTTGCGCGACGCGACGCAGTAAGGCAATTGCGCATTTTGGGTTAAAAATACCTGATCGAAAAATAGACCTTTCCATAATAGACCGTAAATTTGCGCCGTTCTAACGTAAGACCACAGCAAAAAGCTTAAATACCAATTCATGAAAAAGATACTGCTATTGTTTGTCCTTAGCTTGCCGATAGCGGCATTTGCACAGGAACAATCCATCGGCTTGAGAATCGGAGAGCCCATCAGCATTACCTACAAGACCTTCTTGGACGATAAAATCTCCTTTGAAGGAATGATCGGCCGGGGCAGTGCCAATAGCTCGGCCTATTATCGAAAAGTTTTCGACAGCAACCGGCCTTCACCTGAAGCTTTTTACCTTAACCACAGTGCTGGAGGAGGAGTGTCCTTTAATGGCAGAGTGGCCTATCACGAAGATGTTACGGCTGAATTCGACATTACCGAAGGGAACCTGTTGGCCTTTGGAGGGGCAGGACTCCAGCTGAGAAGTATCAATGTAGAATATGCGTATCAGGAAACAGCTGATGTAACGGCCGTTTTTTATGAAAGCAAAAATAACATCGACTTTGGCCTCGAAGTCTTTGGTGGTGGAGAATACTACTTCGAAGACCAGCCGGTCAGTGTCTTCGCAGAATTGGGGCTTATGATGGAAATCGCTGACCGGCCCGGTCATGTGAAGCTACAGGGAGGCATTGGAGCCAGGTATCATTTTTGAGTAGTGAGGTTTGAGTAGTGAGATTTGAGACTTGAGTATTGAGACAAATTCCTCCCCTTGCACGGGAGGTTAGGTGAGGTAGATAGGCGCATAATGGGAATTGGGTTGTGCTGATGGTCATGTGCCAATACGATCAGCTTTGAAGTGACACCCCAAACAGGCTTTGCCTGGTGCAAAACAGGTTCAATAAGGCCATGGACAATCACGGAGTTAGTAAAATGAAAAAAACGTTAATTATCATCGGCATAGTGGCCGTTTTGGGTTTTGGTGTATTTGCTTATTTGGGTGGTTTTAAAGACTACTCCATTACGGTAATGGAGCAGAAAAGTCTCCACCTTTACGGCCTCACCTATAGGGGCACACCCCAAGATGAGGGATTAAAAAACACCTTCCAAAAAATAGAAGCGGCCTTGACGGACCAAGCTGAAGCCACCTTGCACACCATTTATTATATAGAGCCTGCCGGCAAGCTGGACACCATGAACGTCTTCGTGGGGCTGGACAAGGTAAATGATGATGTGAAAGTAAACTGGGAAGAAAAAGTCATCCAAGGAGAACAATTTCTGATGGCCGATCTAAGGTACAATAAGCTGGTCATGCCTCGGCCAGCAACCATCAAAGAAGATATGCAGGATTATGCCGAGGAGCACCGCCTCACCCTATCCGGCATCTTCATCGATCGCCTGCTCCGTGAAGACCATGTTCAAGTCTGGGCACCTATTTCCAAAAAGAAATAGGAAACTGGTGATTTTTGGTATGATTTTGGTAAAATGAATTTTATAGGCGATCTTATCGGATGATATAAATCATATTTTCGAATTGGCCGTCTAATAAGAATGTCGTGAAACTAACCCCCTCAGATATGAGAAAATTATTGTTGCTTTTGTTTGTTGCTACCACCTTTATGATCCAAGGTTGTGAAGGCCCTCCAGGCCCGCAGGGTGAACCGGGCGTTAATATCGTTGGAGATGCTTATGAAGTCGAGGTTTCCTTTAGTTCAGGAAACGATTATATAGAAGTTTTTGACTTTGATGATTTTGGAGGGGCGCTATTTGAAGGGGATGCTGTCCTGATATATATGTATGAGGCTTCACCTGTAGATTCAGAATTTTATGCATGGCGACTCTTACCCCAAACCTTTTACTTACAGGAAGGTACTCTAGTTTATAATTTTGACTATACACCAAATGATTTTTCTATATTCTTAGACAATTCTCCAATCAACTTCAATGATTTAGTGCCTCATTGGACAGATAATATCTTGTTCAGAGTGGTTGTCGTGCCTGCCGATCTATTATCCGCAAGTGGAAGAATGGATTTCTCAAATTATGATGCTACAATGGAATATCTGGATATAGAAGAAAGTGACTTTGTGAAAATTCAAAAATAGCATTGATAAAATATATGATTACAGCCACCGAGAGTGATTTCGGTGGCTTTTTTATTTTCACTACTCATCAACACCTTTGCGTTCTTCATCATTCCATATTTTATAGATTGATTATACGCTTTCATGCCAGTAGATTATATTTCTCACTGACTGAATGCACAGAATCCCCAGAATGAAACAAGGCATTGCTGAGATTTCCGTGGTTTCTGTGAGCACTTGTACAAATGCGGCCATACATAGTTTATAATGACAATACCACAAAGACCAGAAGACACCATGTTTTTTTCAGAACCAAAATCCATTTCCCCAATACAGTTCGTATAATTTAGCGCAATCAACTATCTTTGCGCCATGCAATTGAAGAACGACTTGTTATTGAGAGCGGCCCGCGGCGAGCAGGTGGAACGCACCCCTGTTTGGCTGATGCGTCAGGCCGGAAGGATTTTGCCCGAATACAGGGAAGTACGAAGCAGCGTAAGTGGCTTTATCGAACTCGCCCAGACCCCATCGCTGGCAGCAGAAGTCACCTTGCAGCCAGTAGACTTGCTGGGTGTGGATGCGGCCATTATTTTTTCGGATATATTGGTCATTCCAGAAGCCATGGGGCTGCCCTATGAGATGATCGAAAAACGGGGGCCAAGATTCCCCAACACTGTTTCTTCAGCAGCAGACCTCGACAAACTGAGGATTGCAGATGGCGTGGATGACCTTAGCTATGTCATCGAAGCCATCAAGATTACCAAAAAAGCCCTTAACGGACGAGTACCATTGATCGGCTTTGCCGGTGCACCTTGGACGATCTTCGCCTATATGGTCGAGGGATCGGGAAGCAAAACTTTCTCTAAATCCAGGGCCATGCTGTATCAGGAGCCGGTATTGGCAGAGCGACTTTTGGATATGATTACCAAATCCACCATCAACTACCTCAAGGCCCAAATAGCCGCGGGGGCGGATATTGTGCAGATTTTTGACAGCTGGGCAGGCATCTTACCGCCAGACCATTATCAAAAATACGCCCTGAAATACATTTCCGAAATCTGCGATGCCATTACGGAAGTACCTGTAACGGTATTTGCCAAAGGTGCCTTCTTTGCACGAGAGGAAATGGCCAAGCTGAACTGTGAAACCATCGGCCTCGACTGGAACATGGGCATTGCCGAATCCAGAAGGCTCATTGGCGACCAGAAGACACTTCAGGGTAACTTAGACCCAGCAGCTCTATATGGTTCGGCAGCAGAAGTGGAAGCCGCCACCAAAAGAATGCTGGACCAATTCGGTACCGGTAGGCACATTGCCAACCTCGGTCATGGTGTGTACCCGGATATTGATCCCGAAAAAGTAAGGGTGTTCATTAATACGGTCAAGGAATACAGCAGTCAGCTTAGGGAAAAAGTATAACCAAGGCCCTCCGTTTTATAGAAAAGAAAAAGGGCTGTCACGTATTGACAGCCCTATGCCCAAACCTATGCTAATTTGTGGGATCTTAGAAATAAATATACTTCTTTCTCCCTTGGGCATCCTTTATCCGCACATAAAGGCCTTCTACGTCTCTGTTGGTGAATCGGTAATTTCGCTCAAATCCTTCTTCTACATTTACCGCATCAGAAGCGATTCGTTTGTTGGTTTCGTCAAAAATGTCCACTTGAGTTCCGGGAACCTTTATTCCCAGTACCTTTAAGTTGATCGTGTTTTGATCCTTTGCACGTCCGTAGGCTACGATGGGCATGTCCATTACCACCTTTTTTTCTTCGGTCAATACCTCATATGTGATCTCTTCGTCCTTGGTTTTGATCTTGATCTTATAAGCCCCTTCTGGTAGGTCGTCCAGGTTGTAAGGTATTTTCAATGCTTTGTTTGCTCTATACCTGTTGACGGCTAGTATCTTATTGTCCTCATTTAGTATGAGGATCTTTACCTTGCCTACCGGGGCACCCAAAGTGACTGACACATGCTTGTCAGTGGCCTCAACCATGGTGTTGGCCATTAAACTTTCTTTTTTTGCCAAGGTATCGGGGTTAGCGGATGCATTGGCCAGGAAAATCATTCCTAATACAAAAACGGATGTGAATAATGCTTTCATGACGGTATTTGTTATGTTAATTGTAAGTTTTAAATTTTGATTGTGTTTGTGTTTTCCTATACACTAATCGCATACCACAACCATTTTTCTCCCTTTGGCACAGTAAAAAACGCCACTCAGAAAGAGAGCTGAACATTAAAAAATCATAAATCAAACGATATTGGCATCAGGTTTTTGGACCGAAAGTGTATCAAAATCAAAAAGGTGTTCGGGCAAATGATCGGAAACAATACAGTTTTTTTATTTTTCATGGTCCGTTGCACTACCTGTATTATTGTATCATGATGAATAAAGAAATTTAAAAAAATATTTTTTCATCCTTCCATTCGGCTGGAGTCCAAATAATTGATCGTTCAGAACTGTACTATTCCGAACACCTGAATGTACCATTCTGACACAAGCCCCACCTAATATCATTAAAAATGTGCTCCACACATTATCCAAAAGCACCACAAATTCCGGTGTTGAAATCAGTATATAAAAATCCACCGCTCTTTAACAACTCGTTTATACACGCTTTGAGGGCGTTTTATTGCTTTGGATTGCATAAAAGGACTCTTGGCACCCTGCTTGGAAGGTAATGCTGACAAACCAACTATTAATGAGATTATGAAAAAGCAATTATTGGTAATCGGACTATTCACTGCCGGTACATTGGGATTATTTTCCTGTAATAATGAAGATCAGGACGAAGCACCCAATGCTACGGTGAATGTAAAAGCCAGGGCAATAGCCGAAAACAGTGTCTTGGAGGAAGGCAATCCTGAAGAAAATGCCAGGACCATCGCAGGTGCCAATATCATCAGCACAGCACTGAGTATTGACAATGTTAGCCTGCAGGCATCAGGCGAAACCACCACTTCCGCCTCCATACCACTCGAGCAGCCGTCAATCATCGACCTTAGCTTAATAGAAAGTGCTCTGCCCATGACCAAAGCCATGGGGACGGTAAACCTGAAACAAGGAGACTATACAGGAATCACCCTACAGTTTAAAGAGGACACTGAGCTTACCGAAACCAATTCCATGTATGGAAAAACCTTAAAGATAGAAGGGAATGTCAATAGCCAGTTGATGTCCATCCATACAGATACGGAGGAAATG
It encodes:
- the hemE gene encoding uroporphyrinogen decarboxylase → MQLKNDLLLRAARGEQVERTPVWLMRQAGRILPEYREVRSSVSGFIELAQTPSLAAEVTLQPVDLLGVDAAIIFSDILVIPEAMGLPYEMIEKRGPRFPNTVSSAADLDKLRIADGVDDLSYVIEAIKITKKALNGRVPLIGFAGAPWTIFAYMVEGSGSKTFSKSRAMLYQEPVLAERLLDMITKSTINYLKAQIAAGADIVQIFDSWAGILPPDHYQKYALKYISEICDAITEVPVTVFAKGAFFAREEMAKLNCETIGLDWNMGIAESRRLIGDQKTLQGNLDPAALYGSAAEVEAATKRMLDQFGTGRHIANLGHGVYPDIDPEKVRVFINTVKEYSSQLREKV
- a CDS encoding sialate O-acetylesterase, with translation MKNIIALLGLCLFANVSIAEVTMPAIFTDNMVLQQQMEAPIWGWASPNATVNITTSWDGKEYTAAANSDGEWKAKMSTPEAGGPYTIRISDGDQLELENVLIGEVWLCSGQSNMEMPLKGFPGQPILGGNEAIINSRNDRIRLITVPRKSTVQPQDNFEGKWEQAAPAVVSNFSATAWFFGTQLYDVLGVPIGLVHVSWGGSSIEAWMSEQMLADFKDEIKIPQSEDEIDVPNRTATALYNGMITPVAGYGIKGAIWYQGESNNGRPDQYEELMVTMVREWRSLWGEGQFPFYYAQIAPFNYGMFSPNEVIEKNNSAYLREAQLQAMERIPNSGMAVLMDIGEKENIHPADKAAGGHRLAYWALAETYGIEGFEYKGPAFEAMEIKGSTVIVAFENVPVGITSYGKEVTSFEVAGEDKKFYPATAVLRRKSVMLSSPHVDKPVAVRYAFEDFVVGEIFSTGGIPMSSFRTDDW